One Aegilops tauschii subsp. strangulata cultivar AL8/78 chromosome 7, Aet v6.0, whole genome shotgun sequence genomic window carries:
- the LOC109751652 gene encoding beta-glucosidase 38-like produces MELLRAVVLLSLALLANGRDTDLSRDSFPKGFVFGTASSAYQVEGNSLKYGRGPCIWDTFLKFPGATPDNATANVTVDEYHRYMDDVDSMVRVGFDAYRFSISWSRIFPNGIGRFNKDGVDYYHRLIDYMLANNITPYVVLYHYDLPEVLNNQYNGWLSPKVVPDFMAFADFCFKTYGNRVKNWFTINEPRMMAWHGYGDGFFAPGRCTGCRFGGNSATEPYIAGHHLILAHAAAVQVYRDKYQRRQNGTIGILLDFVWYEPLTYTVEDEYATHRAREFTLGWYMHPITFGHYPETMRKLVGSRLPNFTAEQSKLVQGSADIIGVNHYTTYYVRHHENLTHMSYATDWQAELLFERNGVPIGRQAFSKWLYVVPWGFYKAVMHVKNKFRDPLILIGENGIDQSGSDTLPHALYDTFRIDYFDQYLHELKRAIADGARVTGYFAWSLLDNFEWRMGFTSKFGLVYVDRKTFTRYPKDSTRWFRKVIKSEEY; encoded by the exons ATGGAGCTCCTCCGCGCGGTCGTCCTGCTCTCCCTGGCGCTCCTGGCCAACGGCCGGGACACTGACCTCTCCCGGGATAGCTTCCCCAAGGGCTTCGTCTTCGGCACCGCCTCGTCGGCGTACCAGGTGGAGGGCAACTCCCTCAAGTACGGCCGCGGGCCCTGCATCTGGGACACCTTCCTCAAGTTTCCAG GTGCCACTCCCGACAACGCCACCGCCAACGTGACCGTCGACGAGTACCATCGCTACATG GACGATGTGGACAGCATGGTGAGGGTGGGCTTCGACGCCTACCGCTTCTCCATCTCCTGGTCGCGCATTTTCCCCA ATGGGATCGGGAGGTTCAACAAAGACGGCGTGGACTACTACCACCGGCTCATCGACTACATGCTCGCCAACA ACATCACTCCGTACGTCGTGCTCTACCACTACGACCTGCCGGAGGTCCTCAACAACCAGTACAACGGCTGGCTCAGCCCCAAGGTCGT GCCCGACTTCATGGCTTTCGCCGACTTCTGCTTCAAGACGTATGGCAACCGGGTGAAGAACTGGTTCACCATCAACGAGCCGCGGATGATGGCCTGGCACGGCTACGGCGACGGCTTCTTCGCCCCCGGCAGGTGCACCGGCTGCCGGTTCGGCGGCAACTCGGCCACGGAGCCCTACATCGCCGGCCACCACCTCATCCTCGCGCACGCCGCCGCCGTCCAGGTGTACCGCGACAAGTACCAGCGCAGGCAGAATGGCACCATCGGCATCCTCCTGGACTTCGTGTGGTACGAGCCGCTGACCTACACCGTGGAGGACGAGTACGCGACGCACAGGGCGAGGGAGTTCACCCTTGGCTG GTACATGCACCCGATCACCTTCGGCCACTACCCGGAGACGATGCGGAAGCTGGTGGGGTCGAGGCTACCCAACTTCACCGCGGAGCAGAGCAAGCTGGTGCAGGGCTCGGCGGACATCATCGGGGTCAACCACTACACCACCTACTACGTCAGGCACCACGAGAACCTGACGCACATGAGCTACGCCACCGACTGGCAGGCCGAGCTTCTCT TTGAGCGCAATGGCGTGCCGATCGGAAGACAG GCGTTCTCGAAGTGGCTGTACGTGGTGCCCTGGGGGTTCTACAAGGCGGTGATGCACGTGAAGAACAAGTTCAGGGACCCATTGATCCTCATCGGCGAGAATGGGATCGACCAGTCGGGCAGCGACACGCTACCGCACGCGCTCTACGACACCTTCAGGATCGACTACTTCGACCAGTACCTCCACGAGCTGAAGCGCGCCATCGCCGACGGCGCCAGGGTGACGGGCTACTTCGCGTGGTCGCTGCTGGACAACTTCGAGTGGCGGATGGGCTTCACCTCCAAGTTCGGCCTCGTCTACGTCGACCGCAAGACCTTCACCCGGTACCCCAAGGACTCCACGCGCTGGTTTCGGAAGGTGATCAAGAGCGAGGAGTACTGA
- the LOC109751649 gene encoding protein POST-ILLUMINATION CHLOROPHYLL FLUORESCENCE INCREASE, chloroplastic → MATISSCSRLCGGGSSTAFHRRRSRPARAAVVTCRRFSAVVRAAAAASATAAAPVSVVPQTKEVKLPTWAEFELGKAPVYWKTTNGLPPAPGEGLKIFYNPGTTKLTPNEQFGIAFNGGFNQPIMCGGEPRQMTLQERGKACPPIYTIRIRVPQHAMTLVFSFTNGNEWDGAYTLKFKVPKPWLDKPLSFFNEGLADELNMEGACDRAIFPDENIVITSCDIGGFYEEGGDRCKLDIVSGCMDPTSHMFDPLATIDDGSCPLDSDTEE, encoded by the exons ATGGCCACCATCTCTTCTTGCAGCCGCCtgtgcggcggcggcagcagcaccgccttccaccgccgccgcagccggCCTGCGCGGGCCGCCGTCGTCACCTGCCGGAGGTTCTCCGCCGTCGTCCGCGCGGCCGCGGCCGCCTCTGCCACCGCGGCGGCGCCCGTGTCCGTCGTGCCGCAGACCAAGGA GGTGAAGCTTCCGACGTGGGCCGAGTTCGAGCTGGGGAAGGCGCCGGTGTACTGGAAGACCACCAACGGCCTTCCTCCAGCCCCT ggagaggGCCTGAAGATATTCTACAACCCAGGGACGACCAAGCTGACACCCAACGAGCAGTTTGGCATCGCCTTCAACG GGGGCTTTAACCAGCCGATCATGTGCGGCGGCGAGCCGAGGCAGATGACCCTGCAAGAGAGGGGGAAAGCCTGTCCCCCCATCTACACCATCAGGATCCGGGTGCCGCAGCATG CCATGACACTGGTTTTCTCCTTCACCAACGGAAATGAATGGGACGGGGCATACACCCTCAAGTTCAAGGTCCCCAAGCCATGGCTCGACAAGCCTTTGAGCTTCTTCAACGAG GGGCTGGCTGACGAGCTCAACATGGAGGGCGCCTGCGACAGGGCCATCTTCCCAGATGAGAACATCGTCATCACAAGCTGCGACATCGGCGGCTTCTACGAGGAGGGAGGAGACCGGTGCAAGCTGGACATCGTGAGCGGGTGCATGGACCCGACCTCGCACATGTTCGACCCACTGGCCACCATCGACGACGGCTCCTGCCCGCTGGACTCTGATACGGAGGAGTGA